The proteins below come from a single Chitinophaga pinensis DSM 2588 genomic window:
- a CDS encoding helix-turn-helix domain-containing protein gives MIHYKHLADLHRANNFPLPENPMLSITRCDNTCTIGDREFTSDFYMIGFKKLKAGKIKYGRTNYDNQNGSMYFTRPRQIIEMKDLEFEEDGFLLFFHEDYLNGHVLHTDIKKYNFFDYEVNEALHLSPREEQIMWELYRKVETEYNGTQDEYSRNIILGHISSMLQYCQRFYKRQFINRAELSGKTVSRFSETLANYFKDSSIEDKGLPTVNYMAEQLHLSPRYLSDLLKQETGKTAMELIHIYLISEAKNLLKTADQSVAEIAYLLGFENPPYFSRLFKKEVGVSPNQYKKMTG, from the coding sequence ATGATACACTATAAACACCTGGCAGATCTTCACCGCGCAAACAATTTTCCGTTGCCGGAAAATCCTATGCTCAGTATTACCCGCTGTGATAATACCTGTACGATAGGGGACAGGGAGTTTACCAGTGATTTCTATATGATCGGGTTTAAAAAGCTGAAAGCAGGGAAGATAAAATACGGTCGGACGAACTACGACAACCAGAATGGTTCCATGTATTTCACCAGACCGCGTCAGATCATTGAAATGAAAGACCTGGAATTTGAGGAAGATGGGTTTCTTTTATTTTTCCATGAGGATTATCTGAACGGGCATGTGCTGCACACAGATATCAAGAAGTACAACTTCTTCGATTATGAGGTAAACGAGGCATTGCATTTGTCTCCACGGGAAGAACAGATTATGTGGGAATTATACAGAAAGGTTGAAACGGAATACAATGGTACGCAGGATGAATACAGCCGGAATATTATCCTCGGGCATATCAGCTCTATGCTGCAATATTGCCAGCGTTTTTATAAACGCCAGTTCATTAACAGGGCTGAATTATCGGGAAAAACAGTGTCCCGCTTTAGCGAGACACTGGCCAATTATTTCAAGGATAGCAGTATTGAAGATAAAGGATTACCCACAGTGAATTATATGGCAGAGCAGCTGCATTTGTCTCCGCGTTATCTGAGCGATCTGTTGAAGCAGGAGACGGGCAAGACTGCCATGGAACTGATTCATATTTACCTGATATCAGAAGCCAAAAACCTGCTTAAAACAGCGGATCAGAGTGTCGCAGAGATTGCCTATCTGCTGGGCTTTGAAAACCCTCCTTATTTCTCCCGTTTGTTTAAAAAGGAAGTGGGTGTGAGCCCTAATCAATACAAGAAAATGACAGGTTAA
- a CDS encoding alpha-L-arabinofuranosidase C-terminal domain-containing protein, whose translation MKHWLYLAVLTCLTHTVWAKNDPDSVYLFSYATEKNNHHNGLHFAWSRDQEQWHPIGNEWGYLKSDYGRWGAEKRMFAPYLISGPDGNWHCVWGLNDKEHVFAHAASPDLIHWKRQSYPVMQAGSNVLQPVSWYDAAQQQYNIIYTTSDNKYYQTTTKDFTTYSPAAEVPASAYRHHTISVNLPSGKTSGQLHRVPWKVADQLIKTYEGKLYKMEQYSESTARDSARFAGISNLKATITIQPELAKPISDLLFGVFFEDINYAADGGLYAELIQNRDFEYALSDKEGRDQQWTHTHSWQLRGTQSTFTVDTTAPLHGNNRHYAVLDTKEPGAILSNTGFDGISVSKGEKYQFSLFSKGKGKLQVRLVGQDNAVLAQTTLSLNTPDWRQYKATLTAGSTTANAHLELLPLTKGGLDLDLISLFPAKTFRNRPNGLRPDLAQTIADIHPRFIRFPGGCVAHGDGLGNMYRWKNTLGPLETRKPQRNLWGYHQSAGLGYFEYFQYCEDIGAEPLPVVPAGVPCQNSGVGGGGQQGGIPMTEMDDYVQEVLDLVEYANGNVSTTWGKKRAAAGHPAPFHLKYIGIGNEDLITDVFEERFTMIYKAMQAKHPEITVIGTVGPFYEGTDYEEGWALAEKLKVPMVDEHYYETSGWFINNQDFYDKYDRSRSKVYLGEYAAHLPGAKVNLETALSEAIYLTGVERNGDIVSMTSYAPLLAKEGHTQWNPDLIYFNNTDIKLTTGYQVQKLFGNNAGNEYLPNTISLSTNKKTLNKRIAVSVVRDSKTKDVIIKLVNISPFSIPSTIDLGALNIAGKTGVMTTLQGDPSSRDAKPVSTNITVASTFNTGLPAYSFSIIRIKTM comes from the coding sequence ATGAAACACTGGTTATATCTCGCCGTGCTGACGTGCCTGACGCATACCGTTTGGGCCAAGAATGATCCTGACTCTGTCTACCTTTTCTCTTATGCGACGGAGAAAAACAACCATCATAACGGACTGCATTTCGCCTGGAGCCGAGATCAAGAGCAATGGCATCCCATCGGCAACGAATGGGGATACCTGAAAAGTGATTATGGCAGATGGGGCGCAGAAAAAAGGATGTTCGCGCCTTACCTGATCAGCGGACCGGATGGCAACTGGCATTGCGTCTGGGGATTAAATGACAAGGAACATGTCTTTGCACATGCCGCTTCCCCGGATCTCATTCACTGGAAACGCCAGAGCTATCCTGTCATGCAGGCCGGCAGCAATGTGTTACAGCCTGTCAGCTGGTATGATGCCGCACAACAACAATACAACATCATCTATACCACTTCCGACAATAAATACTACCAGACCACTACCAAAGATTTCACCACCTATTCCCCGGCAGCTGAAGTACCGGCAAGCGCTTATCGCCATCATACGATCTCCGTGAACTTACCCTCAGGTAAAACAAGCGGACAGCTGCATCGCGTGCCCTGGAAGGTAGCTGATCAGCTGATCAAAACATATGAAGGGAAACTATATAAAATGGAACAGTATAGTGAGTCAACTGCCCGTGACAGTGCCCGTTTTGCAGGTATCAGTAATCTAAAAGCTACTATCACTATACAGCCAGAACTGGCTAAACCCATCAGCGACCTGCTTTTCGGCGTCTTCTTCGAAGATATTAACTATGCAGCCGACGGCGGGTTATACGCGGAACTGATCCAGAACAGGGACTTTGAATATGCACTCTCTGACAAAGAAGGTCGTGATCAACAATGGACGCACACACATTCCTGGCAACTACGAGGCACACAAAGTACCTTCACGGTTGATACGACAGCTCCTTTACACGGCAATAACCGGCATTACGCGGTCTTAGACACTAAGGAACCAGGAGCTATATTGTCAAATACCGGTTTTGATGGCATCTCCGTCAGCAAAGGCGAAAAATATCAGTTCTCCCTGTTCAGTAAAGGAAAAGGCAAACTGCAGGTGAGACTGGTCGGCCAGGATAATGCAGTACTGGCTCAGACTACCTTATCACTCAACACCCCGGACTGGCGGCAATACAAGGCGACTCTGACGGCCGGTAGTACCACCGCAAACGCGCATCTGGAGCTGTTGCCCCTTACTAAAGGTGGACTTGACCTGGACCTGATCTCCTTATTCCCCGCTAAAACCTTCAGGAACAGACCCAACGGACTCCGTCCTGATCTGGCACAAACCATCGCTGATATCCATCCCCGCTTCATTCGTTTTCCCGGTGGATGTGTGGCACATGGGGATGGTCTTGGCAATATGTACCGCTGGAAAAACACCCTCGGTCCGCTGGAAACACGTAAACCCCAACGTAACCTGTGGGGATATCATCAGTCTGCCGGACTGGGCTACTTCGAATACTTCCAGTATTGTGAAGATATCGGCGCAGAACCACTACCCGTTGTTCCCGCTGGCGTACCCTGTCAGAATTCGGGCGTAGGTGGCGGCGGACAACAAGGCGGCATTCCTATGACCGAAATGGACGACTATGTACAGGAAGTACTGGACCTGGTAGAATACGCCAATGGCAACGTCAGTACCACCTGGGGAAAGAAACGTGCGGCTGCTGGTCACCCGGCTCCCTTCCACCTGAAATATATCGGTATCGGCAATGAAGACCTGATCACAGATGTATTCGAAGAAAGGTTCACCATGATCTATAAAGCCATGCAGGCAAAACACCCGGAAATTACCGTCATCGGCACCGTCGGCCCCTTTTACGAAGGCACCGACTATGAAGAAGGATGGGCGCTGGCAGAAAAGCTGAAAGTACCGATGGTGGACGAACATTACTACGAAACATCGGGTTGGTTCATCAACAACCAGGATTTCTATGATAAATATGACCGCTCCCGTTCTAAAGTTTACCTGGGTGAATATGCAGCACATCTGCCAGGGGCAAAAGTAAACCTGGAAACAGCCCTCTCAGAAGCTATCTACCTGACAGGTGTGGAAAGAAACGGAGATATAGTAAGTATGACCTCTTATGCACCTTTACTGGCAAAAGAAGGGCATACACAATGGAATCCTGACCTGATCTATTTCAATAATACAGACATTAAACTCACTACCGGTTACCAGGTGCAAAAGCTATTCGGGAATAATGCAGGCAATGAATACCTGCCTAATACTATCTCCCTCTCTACCAACAAGAAAACGCTGAACAAAAGAATAGCGGTATCTGTCGTGCGGGATAGCAAAACCAAAGATGTAATCATAAAGCTGGTGAACATCTCCCCCTTCAGTATTCCTTCAACAATAGACCTGGGCGCACTGAACATCGCCGGTAAAACAGGCGTCATGACCACCTTACAGGGAGATCCGTCTTCCCGGGATGCTAAACCTGTCAGCACCAATATCACCGTAGCATCCACATTCAACACCGGCTTACCGGCATATTCGTTCTCTATTATCAGGATCAAAACAATGTAA
- a CDS encoding AAA family ATPase, which translates to MRKGFVFGKFMPFHKGHEAMIRFALSYCDELSVLICCSNKETLPAPVRQVWVEETFRHDPRIKVLVFQYDESLLPNTSETSALASELWAAQFKFLFPDHSLVVTSEPYGELVADYMGITHMAFDMKKGKYPVSASKIRSNLPETWQYLPDAVKASLVTKVVLLGTESTGKTTLTTRLSEHFNCTGVLEAGRDIITDSNDFGINDLYLIAREHAARIDRAAKGPSPLLVIDTNVHITLSYGEFAFNTELSVDRGIFESNRADLYLYLNHDAPYVQDGTRLSEEDRNRLDASHRRVLDKYGVTCEEIRGGWDERFEQAVVLIEQLMQRKLESWHQFAEKLHYA; encoded by the coding sequence ATGCGTAAAGGATTTGTTTTTGGGAAATTTATGCCCTTCCATAAGGGGCATGAAGCGATGATCAGGTTTGCCCTCTCGTATTGTGATGAGCTATCCGTATTGATCTGTTGCAGTAATAAGGAAACCCTTCCGGCTCCGGTGCGTCAGGTATGGGTGGAAGAAACCTTCCGCCATGATCCCCGCATTAAGGTGCTGGTATTTCAATATGACGAAAGTCTGTTGCCAAATACTTCCGAGACGTCGGCATTAGCGTCTGAGTTATGGGCGGCACAGTTTAAATTCTTATTTCCTGATCATTCACTGGTAGTTACTTCGGAACCCTACGGAGAACTGGTAGCTGATTATATGGGTATCACCCATATGGCTTTTGACATGAAGAAAGGTAAATACCCTGTATCTGCATCAAAGATCAGGTCCAATCTTCCGGAAACCTGGCAATATCTGCCGGATGCCGTAAAGGCGTCACTGGTGACGAAGGTGGTGTTACTTGGTACTGAGTCAACAGGGAAGACTACACTGACCACCAGACTGTCAGAACACTTTAACTGTACCGGAGTACTGGAAGCGGGTAGAGATATTATCACTGATTCCAATGACTTTGGTATTAATGACCTGTATCTGATTGCGAGAGAACATGCTGCACGTATCGACAGGGCTGCAAAAGGACCGAGTCCGCTGCTGGTCATTGATACCAATGTGCACATCACGCTTTCCTATGGAGAGTTTGCCTTTAATACAGAACTGTCCGTAGACCGTGGGATCTTTGAAAGTAACAGGGCGGATCTTTACCTCTACCTGAACCATGATGCGCCTTATGTACAGGATGGCACACGTTTAAGCGAAGAGGACCGTAACCGTCTGGATGCCTCCCATCGCCGGGTACTGGATAAGTATGGCGTTACCTGTGAAGAGATCCGTGGCGGCTGGGATGAACGCTTCGAACAGGCAGTTGTACTGATCGAACAACTCATGCAGCGTAAGCTGGAGAGCTGGCATCAGTTCGCAGAGAAACTACACTACGCATAA
- a CDS encoding glycoside hydrolase family 27 protein, whose product MKSVLLWTFVLLGCSTFAQQKKDFHSWAPTPPMGWNSWDCYGPTVTEAEVKANADYMASHLKSSGWQYIIVDIRWYVANDKSHGYNETDPAYNIDAYGRFQPAVNRFPSAANGKGFKPLADYIHSKGLKFGIHIMRGVPVVAVNKKLPVKGTNVTAADIYSKQDQCKWLHDMYTIVPDKTGAQEYYNSLFDMYAAWGLDFVKVDDLSAPIYFTEEIEMIRKAITRTGRKILLSTSPGETPIAQGAHVQQHANMWRTVDDFWDNWPHLKDHFEVFDRWNKWRTTGAWPDGDMLPLGHIGIRAERGQPRMTSFTKDEQYTLMTLWTIFRSPLMFGGNLPDNDPFTLSLLTNKQVLQVLNNSSNNRPVFNDKDKAAWTADMPGKSAKYLAVFNKADKDAAAVNVDLSEIGIKGSCTITDLWTGKVLGKFTGSFAPQINPHGAGLYKVTP is encoded by the coding sequence ATGAAATCAGTTTTGCTATGGACCTTTGTCCTTTTAGGCTGTTCAACATTCGCACAACAAAAGAAAGATTTTCATTCCTGGGCGCCTACACCGCCAATGGGATGGAACAGCTGGGATTGTTATGGACCAACCGTAACAGAAGCAGAAGTAAAAGCCAATGCCGACTATATGGCCAGCCATCTGAAATCATCAGGATGGCAATACATTATAGTAGACATCCGCTGGTATGTGGCCAATGATAAATCACATGGTTATAATGAAACCGATCCTGCATATAATATCGACGCCTACGGACGTTTCCAGCCTGCCGTCAACCGTTTCCCTTCCGCCGCAAACGGAAAGGGATTTAAACCACTGGCAGACTATATACACAGTAAAGGATTAAAATTCGGCATCCACATTATGCGGGGAGTACCCGTAGTAGCGGTTAATAAAAAACTGCCTGTGAAAGGTACTAATGTCACTGCTGCGGATATCTACAGCAAACAGGATCAATGTAAATGGCTGCATGATATGTATACCATCGTGCCGGATAAAACAGGCGCACAGGAATATTATAACTCCCTGTTTGATATGTATGCAGCCTGGGGACTTGACTTCGTAAAAGTAGATGATCTCTCCGCCCCTATTTACTTTACTGAAGAGATTGAAATGATCAGAAAAGCGATCACCCGGACAGGCCGTAAAATACTGCTCAGTACTTCTCCGGGGGAAACCCCCATCGCACAGGGCGCACACGTACAGCAACATGCAAATATGTGGCGTACTGTCGATGATTTCTGGGATAACTGGCCCCACCTGAAAGACCATTTCGAAGTATTTGATCGCTGGAATAAATGGCGTACTACCGGCGCATGGCCTGACGGAGACATGTTGCCACTCGGACATATCGGCATCCGTGCAGAAAGAGGACAACCACGGATGACCTCCTTTACAAAAGATGAACAATACACCTTAATGACACTCTGGACGATCTTCAGATCGCCATTAATGTTTGGAGGTAACCTGCCCGACAATGATCCTTTTACCCTGTCACTACTGACCAACAAACAGGTATTACAGGTACTGAATAACAGCAGTAATAACCGGCCGGTTTTTAATGATAAAGACAAAGCTGCCTGGACGGCGGATATGCCTGGGAAATCAGCAAAATACCTGGCAGTTTTTAATAAAGCAGATAAGGATGCTGCAGCTGTGAATGTGGATCTCTCTGAGATAGGAATCAAGGGTAGCTGTACCATCACTGACCTGTGGACAGGAAAAGTGCTGGGAAAATTCACGGGTAGTTTTGCTCCGCAGATCAATCCGCATGGTGCAGGATTATATAAAGTCACACCCTGA
- the pnuC gene encoding nicotinamide riboside transporter PnuC, which produces MTFFDVHHIAFSVMAYPVSYVELIGTLFGLISVYYASRANVLTWPTGIVNEIALFVLFFQVQLYADMLLQVFFLVVTVFGWYNWRHKTEELPVTRMSRPMTGIYGVALLSGTIVMGFTIQQFHRWMPQYFPLPATYPFADSFVMMASVLATFLLAKKRIETWVLWIVVDIVSVILYLIKEIYFLSLEYVVFLGLATFGLLQWRKQLKYA; this is translated from the coding sequence ATGACGTTTTTCGATGTACATCATATCGCCTTTAGTGTGATGGCATACCCTGTCAGTTATGTTGAACTGATCGGGACACTCTTTGGATTGATATCCGTGTACTATGCCTCAAGGGCGAATGTGCTGACCTGGCCGACGGGTATCGTGAATGAGATCGCCCTGTTTGTGTTGTTTTTCCAGGTGCAGTTATATGCAGATATGTTGTTGCAGGTATTCTTCCTGGTGGTAACAGTGTTCGGCTGGTATAACTGGAGACATAAAACGGAGGAGCTACCGGTGACCCGTATGTCCCGGCCGATGACAGGGATATACGGTGTTGCATTATTATCAGGGACGATTGTTATGGGATTCACCATTCAGCAGTTCCATCGCTGGATGCCGCAATACTTTCCTTTGCCGGCGACTTATCCGTTTGCGGATTCATTTGTCATGATGGCAAGTGTGCTGGCGACCTTTTTATTGGCGAAGAAACGTATTGAGACATGGGTACTCTGGATCGTTGTAGATATTGTGAGTGTTATTTTATATCTTATTAAAGAAATTTATTTTTTATCACTTGAGTATGTGGTATTTTTGGGGCTGGCCACGTTCGGCCTGCTTCAATGGAGGAAACAACTGAAATATGCGTAA